In the genome of Raphanus sativus cultivar WK10039 chromosome 4, ASM80110v3, whole genome shotgun sequence, one region contains:
- the LOC108851742 gene encoding 60S ribosomal protein L37a-2, with protein MAKRTKKVGIVGKYGTRYGASIRKQIKKMEVSQHSKYFCEFCGKYGVKRKAVGIWGCKDCGKVKAGGAYTMNTASAVTVRSTIRRLREQIEG; from the exons ATG GCGAAGAGAACGAAGAAGGTTGGAATCGTCGGCAAGTACG GTACTCGATATGGAGCGAGTATCAGGAAGCAGATTAAGAAAATGGAGGTGAGCCAACACAGCAAGTACTTCTGTGAGTTCTGCGGcaag TACGGAGTGAAGCGAAAGGCAGTTGGTATCTGGGGATGCAAGGATTGTGGCAAGGTCAAAGCTGGTGGTGCCTACACCATGAACACCGCCAGTGCCGTCACCGTTAGAAGCACCATCAGGAGGTTGAGGGAGCAGATCGAGGGTTAA